The proteins below come from a single Vitis vinifera cultivar Pinot Noir 40024 chromosome 9, ASM3070453v1 genomic window:
- the LOC100253153 gene encoding protein FLX-like 3 encodes MAGRNRFPRDAFDGRRGFPPEGPFLRGPPLPRLPPHPAMLEEEFEMQHAEMRRLFGENRRLVEDRMALQQELGVAKEELHRMNLAIGDIRAEQELHSRELIEKGLKLEADLRATEPLKNEAVQLRSEIQKLNNIRQDLAGQVQNLSQEVARLQADNKQIPLLRAEIEGLHQELMRARTAVDYEKKGNIELMEQRQAMEKNLVSMAREVEKLRAELASTDARPWGAGISGGSYGMKFGSPDGGFPAPYGDGYGAHLGAADKGPFYGSGSASWGGLEKPRATRR; translated from the exons ATGGCAGGGAGAAATCGCTTTCCTCGTGATGCATTTGATGGTCGGCGTGGGTTCCCACCTGAAGGACCTTTCCTGCGTGGTCCTCCTTTGCCTCGGCTGCCTCCTCACCCAGCAATGCTAGAGGAAGAATTTGAAATGCAGCATGCTGAAATGAGGAGACTTTTCGGTGAAAATCGTAGACTAGTTGAAGATAGAATGGCTTTGCAGCAAGAACTAGGCGTTGCAAAGGAGGAACTTCATCGTATGAATCTTGCTATTGGCGACATACGAGCTGAACAAGAACTGCACTCTAGGGAGCTTATTGAGAAAGGTTTGAAGCTTGAAGCTGATCTGCGGGCAACGGAGCCTCTGAAAAATGAGGCTGTTCAACTCCGTTCTGAAATTCAGAAGCTCAATAACATTAGGCAAGATCTTGCTGGACAAGTTCAGAACCTCTCGCAAGAAGTTGCAAGACTACAAGCTGATAATAAACAAATTCCTCTTTTAAGAGCTGAGATTGAGGGTTTGCACCAGGAGCTTATGCGTGCTAG GACTGCTGTTGACTATGAAAAGAAGGGTAACATTGAGCTGATGGAACAGAGACAGGCAATGGAGAAGAATTTGGTCTCGATGGCACGTGAAGTTGAAAAGCTACGTGCTGAACTTGCAAGTACTGATGCTAGACCATGGGGTGCTGGTATATCAG GCGGTTCGTATGGGATGAAATTTGGCAGCCCAGATGGCGGATTTCCTGCTCCATATGGAGATGGATACGGGGCTCATCTG GGTGCTGCTGACAAGGGTCCTTTCTATGGTTCGGGCTCTGCATCATGGGGAGGACTTGAGAAACCTCGTGCTACACGTCGTTGA